Genomic DNA from Cucurbita pepo subsp. pepo cultivar mu-cu-16 chromosome LG13, ASM280686v2, whole genome shotgun sequence:
ctgatgaaaggaaaccagagccctttgatgaggccctacagttggaggatacaaccgtaggagcaagccatggatgatcagacgtctaggcttcaaaaatgcgttgtactgaggctgagtacgtgaCAATAGTTGAAGCTGAATAGAAGACAATAtggatgactgactatctgGAAGAATTGGGCAAAAAGCAGCATAAAGAGattctttatagagatagttagagtgtcatacagttggtgaggaacccggtctatcatttaaagacaaaacacagaagacgataccatttcacttgcaagttagtgaaagatggtgatgtgtttagagaaaatagagggtgcaaagaatccagcaaacatgttgacaaaatgtgttaaTGTTAGGAATATTGAGattgtgcaaagcctcaattggtatgatgcatgaagatgctcatggtcgtttgagaatgaaattcttagtTGACTAGATCAGTTTGAGAGAATTGTaaggttatggagtctgctgctgcttatttatagcttagtgTTATACATCgtaaaactatatttggtaaatgacatataaactagaatgttataaatagtaaacagttatgtatagtaaaaaggTATGtatggtagatagttatatatagtagaggGTTATATGTgtggtaaagttatatatagtaagctaaacGATAGGTAAATAatactttctatattttctgtATTCTCTCCTGTACATACATCCTtgtagtcatcaatataaattctttagtcggagttctccttgcattttctctattctattctttgtgttcctctagatcgagtgtgtgcgttgttgtgcgatcctaacagttAACACCTATAACGACAAATCCATGAGATTCTAAAAACTGAAACTTATATATTGTTTTCGATGAAAATGAACGTTGATAAAACGCAAAACGTACCTCTTGTGTACGTGCAGTCGTCGACAATGTCTTTCGTGGCATAGGTGGTCGTTCTAGGTGCCGGATGCGTCAGTTTAGTCTCGCcgaaaaatgttttcaaaatccCTCTCTACCTCATGTTTTCCCTCTTTATTCTCTGTTGTAGATGTTCGTGGGGGAGTCTGGCTAAACGTTATGCCGTCAAGAGAGTCTTGGGGCGTGCGTCTGCTTCTTCAGAGCATTGCCCAAGAACTCCGGCGCCTCGCCGAAATTCTCAGGGCTTCCAGCCactcttttgtttgtttttttaaaatagaacggctcattttgaaatttaacaGTGGAGCCACACTCTCTCATTGGCTCTAGAAGGATTTGGTTTATGTTGGATTATAAAAATTGTTcataaaagaatttgtgaTAGGTACTATAAGATGTAATTACAGTCAATTATGAACTATTTGCGAATGATCCAATTATTTGTAATGACTATACAATAGACGCAACTTATCTTACTGTGTATAAGAGTACAATTAGGACTCTAAAGGAGTGACggtaataaattaaaattgattaattcaAAAGTATAATTAAgtaatttagtattatttgaaCTTATAATTGGTAGATTAATAACTTATGAGAATCAATTtagttgaaatgaaaattttaaatatttaaattaatatctaaaatattagatatattaaatagaaatgagaaaatatatttaatttaaaaagctcattttatatgtaaaatacaaagaaaaaaaatatatttaatttgaagtatgaaactaatatttaatatattcgATATAAATTAGATAgaaattgaatagaaattgagaaaaatatatttaatttgaaataggttaatattaaatataatatatatttattatatttgatatattaaatttaaatatactcCATCTAATTTAAAAgtctatattaaaatataaataatattcaaatgagttaaatatatattaaaatatattacttaatttaaataagatattatatcgacttaaatattcaaatttattatttgatcaaaattatatgcattaaaaatttaaatttattatttgatcaaaattatatgcattaaaaatttaaatttattatttgataaaactCGTAAATAGGATTTTTAGGTGGAATCAATAAGTAACTCACCCTCTTTCCTTGCTATCGTGGAAATTCCCAGTCAAGTTGTAGGTCATGACAGGCTCGATTTTTTTCATGCTACCGTCGTATTTCTCGATCTCTTTGAGCTTGAACTTCTAATTTAACCtaacaaataaaagtaaaaaaatttatttatttggaagtTACCAAACTCATCCGTTCTTTTGGATAAGATTTGTataagcataaaaaaataaggggAAAGACTATTGAAGCATCTATTGCCTAAAAGAGTAGCTCACGACATATGAAAACAAGACAATCTTAAGATTctcgtaattaattagaaaatgagAGGTTTTAAACATCTTGTTTTCTAATCCGTCCATCTCAATGTGTTTGATTGAGTTAGGGTTCAATTTCTAATCTTGCTGACTATCATAAAAGTTAATGCTATTAAGACTTTTACattagattagattagatGAGATGAGGACATTTTGTCCTActagataataataataataaaaatcatattttcatCATCCCAACACTTTCAAACTATGTCATTTAATCTTCCAACactactttaaattttattaatattaaaattcgtTTATTTTAGAAATCTAATTGAATATGACGTGgataaatgaataaaagatatatttataataccctttttgttaaatagttaaattaatatatttatttcttgaaattctcaattatttatatttctaaatttaatttttattttgattttactAACTCATATAACATTAGGAAAAGAATTTAGCATGAAGAATTATACGCTAACatgtcaaaatttaaatcactttctgattaattattaaaaagacgATTTTTGGTGAAGCACCCGTAAACCCGCAACGGAATGACCCCTCACGATTTCTTCAAATACTTTCACTAGCTTACAAATTTGATTCTAATTCGAGTGTACATGATTTAGCATAGCAGTATTTGTGAGTTGTCATTAGTCGAATTATGACATATTTTAGACTAACTCAATTGTTTaagttttttcaaataaaacaacTCAGATTAAATAgtgaacccaacccaattcaactataaatttaaatttgattcagattgtttttatttatttgaacctaATTCCAACTAGTAAAGATACGAGTAAAGTtaggttattttaaaaatacttaaattattgaatattatttattttgaatttaaaaaaaaaaagaaataaaaaaaaaattgtgttgaTCGATTTTGTATATGAAGAAATATAATAGACAAAAGTTGACTGAATTTTGTCcacaaaaatgaagagaatCAAAGTCAAGCTAATCAAACCTAACAAATTCCTAGAAATTTCCAAACATTtggatttataattattattattattagtatggGTTTCCTATTTTatcactttattttaatttgccGTATTCATCAATTTATTTGCGCCCTCAACGCCGATATTTGGAGCATAAACTAACTTTACCCCCACCCCTACACATCATCACTTCCACACATTTAGTGCTATTTGCATCATTACTTTACGTCATCAAAAACTTTTTGCTTCACTTTTTTAATTAcagaaattattttctaagtttctcaattttttagttatataattattaattctaTTTCGTATCTGATTAATACTATGactcataaataaatatttgatatttaaaatttataatataaatataatttttaaataattaataaaaaataatttaacaacCCAAATTAGCTAAAATTAGCTAGAAAATAGAGTGAGATTAGGTCTAAAtcgatttaaaatttaaaattagttaatgaattttcaaattcaaattaagaaaggctaattttagattagtgtaaaagaaaagaaaagaaaagtagtaATAAGGCGGCGGTGTATGGAGGCGATGGTCAAAAGAAAGCGGTTGTTATAAGCGGCGAGTGGCGTTTCCGTATGGACGTGTGTCTTGCATTTGGGTCCCACGCGCATTTACAGCTTACGCGCTCTTCATTTACCACGTGCTCCCCTTCCCTCACACGTATTCTCTTGCATTCCACTTTATATGGTAactaatactatttttaaattattatttgtaaattttgaacataatatataatataatgaaataaataaggatgaaaatggaaagtttGAAATACATTaccaaaatgaagaaaagagagtgcggttaaaagtaaaaaaataaaaaataaaaaataaaaatgagaatttaCGGCTGCCGTTACTATATATTAACCCCTTTTCTGTCTCTTCTTCTCCCAAACCCTcgattctttttctctctgtttttgtttctttctctgcAACTCTCCAACCATCTCCCATGGGGAATTATATTTCTTGCTCCTTGGCTACGCCGTTGATCAAGAATTTCAAGGCGGTTAGGGTCGTGCTTCCAGGCGGCGAGGTTCGCCAGTTCCGGGAGTCGGTGAACGCGGCGGAGCTAATGCTCGAATGTCCTACTCACTTTCTCGCCAACGCTCAGTCTCTCCACATCGGCCGCAGATTCTCCGCACTCGCTGCTGACGAGGAATTGGAGTTTGGTAACGTTTACCTCATGTTTCCGATGAAGAGAGTTAACTCCGTTGTCACGGCGGCGGATTTAGCCACTTTCTTCATGGCGGCTAACTCTGCGGCTAGGCGGATTTCGGCCGCTAAGGTTAGGGTTATACATGAGAATCGGAATCGAGAATCAGGTGAATCGGAGGCGGAATCGAGGCCGAGAATTAGCGATGAAAATAACGGACCGAGATTGAGCTTGGAAGGAATCGAGGGATTTCCGATGCATCGATTGTCAGTTTGCCGGTCCAGGAAGCCATTGTTGGAGACGATTAAAGAAGAGCATATTAGGGGAAGATAGGAAGATTTGAATACATTGATTAGGAATCTGTATGGGTAGTccaacttcaattttttgatCGGATCTCGAATTTTGAAGAGCACAATTTCGGTGGGCGGATTGAAAAGTCCGTTCATCTGGAATTTCATTGGGCGC
This window encodes:
- the LOC111808715 gene encoding uncharacterized protein LOC111808715; translated protein: MGNYISCSLATPLIKNFKAVRVVLPGGEVRQFRESVNAAELMLECPTHFLANAQSLHIGRRFSALAADEELEFGNVYLMFPMKRVNSVVTAADLATFFMAANSAARRISAAKVRVIHENRNRESGESEAESRPRISDENNGPRLSLEGIEGFPMHRLSVCRSRKPLLETIKEEHIRGR